The Paenibacillus sp. RC334 nucleotide sequence TGGCGTGATCCTGCACCCGATGGCGGGCCCCCTAACAACTGGAAGTCTAAATTCGGTGGACCCGCTTGGCAGTATGATCAAACAACAGATCAATATTTTCTAACCCTGTTTGACAAGACTCAGGCAGATCTAAACTGGGAAAATCCGAAAGTACGTCAGGAAGTCGTAAATCTACTGGAGTTTTGGGCTGAAAAGGGAGTCAGCGGATTTCGGCTGGATGTGATTAATTTAATTTCCAAAGATCAGCGATTCCTGAGTGATGATCGCAGCACTGCTCCTGGCGACGGACGCAAGTACTATACGGATGGTCCGCGCGTACATGAGTACATTCACGAATTATATGAAAAAGTATTTCAAAAGTATAATAACGTGACTGTGGGTGAGATGTCCTCTACGTCGCTGAAGCACTGCATCCGTTACTCCAATCCAGAGAAAAAAGAATTGTCCATGACCTTCAATTTTCATCATTTGAAAGTAGATTATCCGAAGGGTCAAAAGTGGGAACTGATGCCCTATGATTTTGAAATGCTGAAAAGCCTATTCTCGGAATGGCAGATTGGCATCCAACAGGGTGGCGGCTGGAGTGCATTATTCTTTAACAACCATGATCAGCCACGAGCGATCTCCCGTTTTCTAGATGATGGCGTATACCATGCCGAAAGCGCTAAGCTACTGGCGACCACACTACACGGACTTCAAGGAACGCCCTATATATTCCAAGGCGAAGAAATTGGTATGGCCAATCCGAAATGGTCAGATATCGAAGAATTTCGAGATGTAGAATCTCTAAATATGTATCGTATTCTGCAAGAACAGGGTAAGAGTGCTGAAGAAGCATTAAATATGATCCGGGAGCGATCCCGTGATAATTCGAGGACGCCGATGCAATGGGATGATAGTCCAAATGCGGGGTTCACTTCAGGTACTCCTTGGATCAAGGTAGATGAGCGTTATCCACAAATTAATGTGCAGGCCCAGTTAAAGGATCCGAACTCCATCTACCATCATTACCAAAAGCTGATCAGACTGCGCAAGACGGTGCAAGTCATTACTGATGGGAATTATCAGCGACTGGACGAGGCCCATCCTCAGATATATGCCTACCAACGCAGCAATGAAAAGGAGACTATGATCGTCATCTCTAATTTTAGCGGGCAGGAGGCCAAATTCCATATACCTGATTCATGCTACTTACAACTAAAAGATCAGGCATTGGTTTCTGCTGAACTGTTAATTGGCAATACCGAGCAAGTGCCGGAATTAAAGCAGTCTATCACATTGTCCCCATATGCTTCCTATATGTGGCTACTTCGTTAGACGCAGTTTATAGTGTGGCAACAACCAATAGCCCCGGGTTCCTTACTGTCATGGCGACCGGGGCTGCTACTTCATTAAAATTAAGGGAGTGAGTTAAATGCCGATTGAAAGAGCACAGGTGGAACGAATTATAGAAGCCGTTGGCGGCAAAGATAATATTGAGGCTGCTACCCATTGTGTAACCCGTCTGAGGTTTGCCCTCTATGATGACAAACTGGTCGATAAAAATGCATTGGATCAAAATGATTTGGTCAAAGGCCAATTTTCTTCACAAGGACAGTATCAGGTCGTCATTGGGCCAGGTCTGGTTGATAAGGTGTATGACGAAATGATTGCAATTACAGGCGGCAACCGGGCTTCCAAAGATGATGTTAAAAATGCGGCCAGCAAGAAACAGAATCCGATTCAGCGTGCCATCAAGACACTGGCAGATATTTTTATTCCTATCTTGCCCGCGATTGTGACCGCAGGCCTGCTGCTTGGAATTAACAATATTCTGACGGGTCAGGGAATTTTCTTCGAGGGAATGTCTCTGGTTCAGGTCTATCCTCAATGGACTGATTTTGCTGCTATTATTAATACCATCGCCAGCACAGCTTTTACGTTCTTGCCCGCCTTGATCGGATGGTCGGCAGTTATCCGATTTGGTGGCAGCCCATTACTCGGGATTGTACTTGGTCTGATTCTGGTTCATCCAGACCTGCTGAGTGCTTACAATTATGCAGATGCAGTGACTAAGGGAACGGTTCCGGTATGGAATCTGTTTGGCTGGGAAGTGAACAAGATTGGCTATCAAGGACAGGTTCTGCCGGTTCTTGTATCCGCTTACGTGTTGGCACAAATTGAAAAATTCTTGAACAACAGAATAGCTGATTCATTTAAGCTGTTATTGGTCGCGCCGATTACATTATTAATTACGGGATTTCTTGCATTTACGGTTATCGGACCGGTTACTTTTATGATCGGCAATGCGATTACGGGCGGTCTTGTATACGTTTTCTCTCTGGCTCCTGCGCTGGGAGGGCTGATTTATGGAGGTCTTTACGCGCTGCTCGTCATTACGGGAATGCACCATACTTTCTTGGCCGTAGACGTACAATTAATTGGAACACAGGGCGGGACATTTCTATGGCCAATGCTGGCGCTTTCCAACATTGCTCAAGGTGCTGGTGCATTGGCTATGATGCTGGTATTAAAGGATCAGAAGGGCAAAGGGCTGGCCTTTACTTCATCCGTGTCTGCTTTTCTGGGTGTCACGGAACCGGCGATCTTTGGGGTAAACATCCGTTATAAATATCCATTTGTGTTCGGAATGATTGGTTCAGGTATTGCGGGTGTCTTGCTGACGGTGAATCATGTTATGGCTTCTTCAATCGGTGTTGGGGGTATTCCAGGCTTCCTGTCTATTTTCCCTATGAACTGGGGCGTGTTCTTCATTGGAATGGCGATCGTGTTAATTCTGCCGTTCAGCTTAACTTTAGCGTATGGAAAATTATTAAATAAGCGCCAGCAACAATCAGATCTTACTAAGGAAGAGTTGCCAAATGCTAATCATTCAACTTCTTCATTCACAAATCAGAACAGTCCAGCTAACATACCTGCCGAGACAAAAGGAACTGACCATAAGACTTCCGCGCTCGATGTACTTGAAGTCATGACTCCGGTTCGGGGACGTATTGTGCCTCTGGAACAGGTTCCTGATCCGGCTTTTGCCGATCGTCAGATGGGACAGGGAATTGCGGTGCAACCGGAGGAGGGTAAAATTTTTGCCCCTTTCAGCGGAAAGGTCATCCATATTATGATGAAGAGCAAGCATGCCCTGATTCTGGAACATGCGTCAGGTGTACAGATTCTGGTGCATGTGGGCGTTAATACCGTGTCACTGAAGGGCGAAGGTTTCACTATGCATGTGAAGACAGGCCAAACAGTTGAACAGGGACAATTGCTGATGGAATTCGACCGTGATCTAATCCAGGAATCCGGATACCCGGTTATTACACCAGTAATTGTTCCGGATGGTCAGGAAATGATTGAGTCCGTTGAAGAACTGCCAGGTGAGGCGAACGCTTTGCAATATATCTCTATGAAAATTCACTTAAAGCCTTTATCTGTAGACAAGAATAAACCACAAACTTAAAAAGCATACAGGTCGCCAAATTAAAGTGAAAGAATGCTACAATAAACGTGGTGATGATAATTGACAACGAATATTTTTCTGCAAATTTATCAGGATTATTTGGAACGAATCCGGGCAGGTGAATTAGCCTCAGGCACGAAGATGCCCTCTGAAAATGAGCTGGCCAGGGAATATAATACTTCCCGTGAGACCGTACGTAAGGCACTTCACTTGCTTGCGCAAAATGGGTATATCCATAAAATAAAAGCTAAAGGCTCCTTTGTACTGGATATCGGGCGTATGGATTTTCCAGTTGGCGGATTGGTCAGCTTCAAAGAGATGTCCGAACGAATCGGGCGTAAATCACGTACGATTGTGCATGAGAATCGCCTGATTCCGGCTTCAGACGAGATAGCCGGTCATCTTGAGCTCGACAAGCATAGGCATCTTGTCTGGGAAGTGATTCGCGCGCGTGAGATTGAAGACGAATCCGTTATTCTGGATAAAGATTATTTTCGATCAGACATTGTGCCTGTGCTTACCAAGGAGATTAGTAGCGGATCCATTTATGAATATCTGGAGAATGAGCTTCATCTTCAAATCAGTTATGCTAAAAAAGTAGTATCCGTAGAAGATGCAAGTGAAGAGGATCATAAGTTGATGGATCTCAACGACTATATTCACGTGGTAGTAGTGCGTAATTATGTCTATCTGGAAGAGACCACCTTGTTCCAGTACACCGAGTCAAGGCATCGGCTGGACAAATTCCAATTTGTCAACTTTGCCAGACGTGCTCACGGGGAAGAGAAAAAGTCGGATCTATCCAGAAACCCTGTTTAAAAAAACACTTGACATGAAACGCGTTACAAAACTTAGAATCTAAGATAGAAACACTTTATAACACATTAGCATAAGGGGACAAGGTCCTTCCCTGGTTAATGAAAAAACATAAGTAAAGGCGGAGAGAACAATGAGTATACAATTTCCAAAAGATTTCCTGTGGGGCGGCGCAGTTGCTGCTAATCAGCTGGAAGGCGCTTATCAAGAAGATGGAAAAGGCTGGTCTATTCAGGATGTAACCCCTCGTGGTGGTTGGGGACCCATTACGGATGTGCCAACAGAAGATAATATGAAGTTGATTGGTATTGATTTTTATCACCATTATAAAGAAGATATTAAACTTTTTGCAGAAATGGGTTTCAAGGTGTTCCGGACCTCTATCGCATGGTCGCGTATTTTTCCTAAAGGGGACGAGCTGGAGCCTAACGAAAAAGGACT carries:
- the treC gene encoding alpha,alpha-phosphotrehalase, with the protein product MQAINKALIHQDTDWWRKSVVYQVYPKSFSDTTGNGTGDIRGLTQKLDYLYELGVDIIWLQPVYVSPQRDNGYDVADYCRINPDFGTMKDFEELSQEIQARGMRLMIDIVVNHSSTEHVWFQEARQSRDNAYRDYYIWRDPAPDGGPPNNWKSKFGGPAWQYDQTTDQYFLTLFDKTQADLNWENPKVRQEVVNLLEFWAEKGVSGFRLDVINLISKDQRFLSDDRSTAPGDGRKYYTDGPRVHEYIHELYEKVFQKYNNVTVGEMSSTSLKHCIRYSNPEKKELSMTFNFHHLKVDYPKGQKWELMPYDFEMLKSLFSEWQIGIQQGGGWSALFFNNHDQPRAISRFLDDGVYHAESAKLLATTLHGLQGTPYIFQGEEIGMANPKWSDIEEFRDVESLNMYRILQEQGKSAEEALNMIRERSRDNSRTPMQWDDSPNAGFTSGTPWIKVDERYPQINVQAQLKDPNSIYHHYQKLIRLRKTVQVITDGNYQRLDEAHPQIYAYQRSNEKETMIVISNFSGQEAKFHIPDSCYLQLKDQALVSAELLIGNTEQVPELKQSITLSPYASYMWLLR
- the treP gene encoding PTS system trehalose-specific EIIBC component, with the translated sequence MPIERAQVERIIEAVGGKDNIEAATHCVTRLRFALYDDKLVDKNALDQNDLVKGQFSSQGQYQVVIGPGLVDKVYDEMIAITGGNRASKDDVKNAASKKQNPIQRAIKTLADIFIPILPAIVTAGLLLGINNILTGQGIFFEGMSLVQVYPQWTDFAAIINTIASTAFTFLPALIGWSAVIRFGGSPLLGIVLGLILVHPDLLSAYNYADAVTKGTVPVWNLFGWEVNKIGYQGQVLPVLVSAYVLAQIEKFLNNRIADSFKLLLVAPITLLITGFLAFTVIGPVTFMIGNAITGGLVYVFSLAPALGGLIYGGLYALLVITGMHHTFLAVDVQLIGTQGGTFLWPMLALSNIAQGAGALAMMLVLKDQKGKGLAFTSSVSAFLGVTEPAIFGVNIRYKYPFVFGMIGSGIAGVLLTVNHVMASSIGVGGIPGFLSIFPMNWGVFFIGMAIVLILPFSLTLAYGKLLNKRQQQSDLTKEELPNANHSTSSFTNQNSPANIPAETKGTDHKTSALDVLEVMTPVRGRIVPLEQVPDPAFADRQMGQGIAVQPEEGKIFAPFSGKVIHIMMKSKHALILEHASGVQILVHVGVNTVSLKGEGFTMHVKTGQTVEQGQLLMEFDRDLIQESGYPVITPVIVPDGQEMIESVEELPGEANALQYISMKIHLKPLSVDKNKPQT
- the treR gene encoding trehalose operon repressor yields the protein MTTNIFLQIYQDYLERIRAGELASGTKMPSENELAREYNTSRETVRKALHLLAQNGYIHKIKAKGSFVLDIGRMDFPVGGLVSFKEMSERIGRKSRTIVHENRLIPASDEIAGHLELDKHRHLVWEVIRAREIEDESVILDKDYFRSDIVPVLTKEISSGSIYEYLENELHLQISYAKKVVSVEDASEEDHKLMDLNDYIHVVVVRNYVYLEETTLFQYTESRHRLDKFQFVNFARRAHGEEKKSDLSRNPV